The Planctomycetota bacterium DNA window GGCGCGACGCCGACGCGGCCGGGATCGCCGACGCGTGGGCCTCGGAAGCCGCCGGCTGGAGCGCGGAGGAGGCGCGGGCGCTCCGCCGGGCGTGCGAGGCGCTCCGGGACGCGCGGCTCGTCCGCGCGTGACTACTCGGCCAGGCGCGCCAGCTTCCGGGCCAGCGACCGCGCGGCCGCGCGGATCGCGGAGACGTTGCGGCCCGGGAAGAACCGCCGGTACGCCAGAAGCTCGTCCGCCTTCTCGTTCCAGTGGTTGAGGATGTACGCCCAGTCCGAAAGCACCCGGTCCAGATCCTCCGGCGGCTTGATCTTGCGGCCCTTGAGCATCTTGCGGGCCGTCTCGTCCACGCGCTCGGGCTCGATCAGCCGCCCGCGGACGACGTCGCGCCGGATCTTCTCGCGCACCTCGGGGTCGGGGATGGAACGGACCTTCTTGGCGAGGGCGCTGATCTTGTGGACGGGCAGCTTGTGCTCCACGGCCGTGGCGACCATCTCCTTGCCGCCGAACCGGTGCGCCTCCAGCGCCGTGCGGCCGGCGATCTTGCGGTCCCGGATGGCGCGCTGGACGGGCGCCTCCATCTCGAGCATGGACAGAAGGTCGCGGATCCACGCCTCCGAGAGGCCCACGTAGCGCGACACGCGCCGCAGGGCCTCCGCCTCCGGGATCTTCTGCGAGACGAGGAGCCGCACCATGTTGTGGAGGCCCTCGGCCTTTTCGATGTCGCTGAGCCCCTCGCGCTGGAAGTTTTCGGCCAGGGACTGAAGCGCCATCTCCTCGTCGGAAAGCTCCTCGACCTCGACTTCGACCTTGTCCCAGCCGAGGT harbors:
- a CDS encoding ParB/RepB/Spo0J family partition protein, with amino-acid sequence MKVVVPIKNVLPNPYQARKKMDPASIRALAEEIRHSGLWPGSLRGRMRGDKVELCYGHRRLAALKHLGWDKVEVEVEELSDEEMALQSLAENFQREGLSDIEKAEGLHNMVRLLVSQKIPEAEALRRVSRYVGLSEAWIRDLLSMLEMEAPVQRAIRDRKIAGRTALEAHRFGGKEMVATAVEHKLPVHKISALAKKVRSIPDPEVREKIRRDVVRGRLIEPERVDETARKMLKGRKIKPPEDLDRVLSDWAYILNHWNEKADELLAYRRFFPGRNVSAIRAAARSLARKLARLAE